In one Antennarius striatus isolate MH-2024 chromosome 1, ASM4005453v1, whole genome shotgun sequence genomic region, the following are encoded:
- the LOC137596310 gene encoding relaxin-3 receptor 1-like — protein sequence MNEDNESACWNSSLIEIDSFSNLEDIDLTADGSLFLRVLICVVYSAVCAAGLIGNLLVLFFIRVKQDRTKSRLNFFVLNLAVTDLQFVLTLPFWAVDTALDFSWPFGNAMCKIVLSVTVMNMYASVFFLTAMSVSRYWSVASALRNRTVHKSCSTKWICAIIWTLATLATAPTPIFSTVSNVTGEKLCLLRFPGGQYWLAIYHMQKILVGFVMPMSIVSISYLMLFRVIRNRSMKTSNPKRRSQVTKSITIVVLSFFLCWMPNHAITLWSVLVKLNAAHWDKAYYVVHTYVFPLTVCLAHANSCLNPVIYCLMRQEFRNKLKALVHRG from the coding sequence ATGAACGAGGATAATGAGAGCGCTTGTTGGAACAGTTCACTGATTGAGATTGACAGCTTCAGTAATCTGGAGGACATCGACCTGACAGCCGATGGAAGCCTGTTTCTGAGGGTCCTGATCTGTGTGGTTTATTCTGCGGTCTGCGCTGCGGGCCTGATTGGCAACCTGTTggtcctcttcttcatcagggTCAAACAGGACCGGACCAAGTCCAGACTGAACTTCTTCGTGCTCAACCTGGCAGTGACGGACTTGCAGTTCGTCCTCACCCTGCCCTTCTGGGCGGTGGACACCGCGCTGGACTTCAGCTGGCCGTTTGGAAACGCCATGTGTAAGATCGTCCTGTCGGTCACCGTGATGAACATGTACGCCAGCGTCTTCTTCCTCACTGCCATGAGTGTGAGCCGCTACTGGTCGGTGGCTTCGGCTCTGAGGAACAGAACCGTGCACAAGTCCTGCTCCACCAAGTGGATTTGCGCAATTATCTGGACTCTGGCGACTCTGGCGACTGCGCCAACGCCGATTTTCTCAACTGTCAGCAATGTTACAGGAGAAAAACTCTGTTTGCTGAGGTTTCCTGGTGGACAGTACTGGTTGGCAATTTATCACATGCAGAAAATACTTGTAGGTTTCGTCATGCCAATGTCCATCGTGTCCATCAGCTACCTGATGCTGTTTCGCGTCATACGGAATCGGAGTATGAAAACAAGCAACCCCAAGCGGAGGTCCCAAGTTACCAAATCTATCACCATCGTCGTGTTGTCCTTCTTCCTGTGCTGGATGCCCAACCATGCCATCACCTTGTGGAGTGTGTTGGTCAAGCTGAACGCGGCTCACTGGGATAAGGCGTATTATGTGGTGCACACATATGTATTCCCACTCACCGTCTGTCTGGCGCACGCAAACAGCTGCCTGAACCCAGTAATTTACTGCCTCATGAGGCAGGAATtcagaaacaaactgaaagctCTGGTTCACAGAGGTTAG